In Microbacterium foliorum, the following proteins share a genomic window:
- the purH gene encoding bifunctional phosphoribosylaminoimidazolecarboxamide formyltransferase/IMP cyclohydrolase, with translation MAGPRHDHSLYRDRDTVPVRRALVSVSDKTDLLVLAEALAGAGVQIVSTGSTASTIREAGFEVTDVAAVTGVAEMLDGRVKTLHPKIHGGLLADLRLEDHERQLADLDIAPFELVVVNLYPFVETVASGAEGDDVVEQIDIGGPAMVRAAAKNHANVAIVVSPQSYPGIISAIENGGTTLTQRRELAARAFAHTAAYDTAVASWFAEGTLGEGEDLPTHLTIQAELLNTLRYGENSHQRGAIYTRVGGHGIAQATQLQGKEMSYNNYVDADAALRAAYDMVKPAVAIIKHANPCGIATTAPNALDPIASAHIRAHECDPVSAYGGVIAANGTVTLKMAENLKDIFTEVIVAPSFEPAALEVFKAKKNLRLLQLPQDWQQERMDVRLVSGGLLLQDADRFPDDIVSVAKNWELVSGERPSDEEMENLIFAWKACRAVKSNAIVLAKDNATVGVGMGQVNRVDSCRLAVERAGDRAAGSVAASDAFFPFADGAQVLIDAGVKAIVQPGGSVRDEEVVDAARKAGVTMFFTGERHFFH, from the coding sequence ATGGCCGGACCCCGCCACGACCATTCGCTGTACCGCGACCGCGACACCGTCCCGGTGCGCCGAGCGCTCGTCTCGGTGAGCGACAAGACCGATCTGCTCGTGCTCGCCGAGGCGCTCGCGGGCGCAGGTGTGCAGATCGTCTCGACCGGCTCGACCGCGTCGACCATCCGTGAGGCCGGGTTCGAGGTGACCGATGTCGCCGCCGTCACCGGTGTCGCCGAGATGCTCGACGGTCGCGTGAAGACCCTGCACCCGAAGATCCACGGCGGTCTGCTCGCAGACCTCCGCCTCGAGGACCACGAGCGTCAGCTCGCCGACCTCGACATCGCGCCGTTCGAGCTCGTCGTGGTGAACCTCTACCCCTTCGTCGAGACGGTCGCCTCCGGCGCCGAGGGCGACGACGTCGTCGAGCAGATCGACATCGGCGGGCCCGCCATGGTGCGCGCCGCCGCCAAGAATCATGCGAACGTCGCGATCGTCGTCTCGCCGCAGTCGTACCCGGGCATCATCAGCGCCATCGAGAACGGCGGCACCACTCTGACGCAGCGTCGTGAGCTCGCGGCCCGCGCCTTCGCACACACCGCCGCGTACGACACGGCGGTCGCCTCCTGGTTCGCCGAGGGCACACTCGGTGAGGGCGAGGACCTGCCCACCCACCTCACGATCCAGGCCGAGCTTCTCAACACGCTGCGCTACGGCGAGAACTCGCACCAGCGCGGCGCGATCTACACGCGCGTCGGCGGCCACGGCATCGCGCAGGCGACGCAGCTGCAGGGCAAGGAGATGTCGTACAACAACTACGTCGATGCGGATGCCGCGCTGCGCGCCGCGTACGACATGGTGAAGCCGGCGGTCGCGATCATCAAGCACGCGAACCCGTGCGGCATCGCGACCACCGCGCCCAACGCCCTCGACCCGATCGCGAGCGCCCACATCCGCGCGCACGAGTGCGATCCCGTGTCGGCGTACGGCGGCGTGATCGCCGCGAACGGCACCGTGACGCTCAAGATGGCCGAGAACCTCAAGGACATCTTCACCGAGGTCATCGTCGCTCCGTCGTTCGAGCCCGCAGCGCTCGAGGTGTTCAAGGCGAAGAAGAACCTGCGTCTGCTGCAGCTGCCGCAGGACTGGCAGCAGGAGCGCATGGACGTGCGCCTGGTCTCGGGAGGTCTTCTGCTGCAGGATGCAGACCGCTTCCCCGACGACATCGTGTCTGTGGCGAAGAACTGGGAGCTCGTCTCGGGCGAGCGCCCCAGCGACGAGGAGATGGAGAACCTGATCTTCGCGTGGAAGGCGTGCCGCGCCGTCAAGTCGAACGCGATCGTCCTCGCGAAGGACAACGCCACGGTCGGCGTCGGCATGGGTCAGGTCAACCGCGTCGACTCGTGCCGGCTCGCCGTCGAGCGTGCCGGTGACCGTGCGGCCGGCTCGGTCGCGGCATCCGATGCGTTCTTCCCCTTCGCCGACGGCGCGCAGGTGCTCATCGACGCGGGCGTGAAAGCGATCGTGCAGCCCGGTGGCTCGGTGCGCGACGAAGAGGTCGTCGACGCCGCACGCAAGGCGGGCGTCACGATGTTCTTCACCGGAGAGCGTCACTTCTTCCACTGA
- a CDS encoding methylated-DNA--[protein]-cysteine S-methyltransferase, which produces MNAIIQTIETPDGPFTILSDERQRVLSSGWTADQATIVARLSSQGRPTQVHERDTDAAAAALAFYAGDLSAIDAVAVKQTGTELQRAGWAALREIEPGEPLTYTSFAARLGNPRAVRAAASICARNAPALFVPCHRVLRSDGTLGGFAWGLDVKASLLEREAARG; this is translated from the coding sequence ATGAACGCCATCATCCAGACCATCGAGACCCCTGACGGGCCGTTCACCATCCTCAGCGACGAGCGCCAGCGAGTGCTCTCCTCGGGATGGACGGCCGATCAGGCGACGATCGTCGCCCGACTCTCGAGCCAGGGCCGACCGACCCAGGTGCACGAGCGCGACACCGATGCGGCAGCCGCGGCGCTCGCGTTCTATGCCGGAGACCTCTCGGCGATCGACGCGGTCGCGGTGAAGCAGACGGGCACGGAGCTGCAGCGCGCCGGATGGGCGGCGCTGCGTGAGATCGAGCCGGGGGAGCCGTTGACCTACACCTCGTTCGCGGCGCGGCTCGGCAACCCCCGTGCGGTGCGGGCCGCTGCGTCGATCTGCGCCCGCAATGCTCCGGCGCTGTTCGTGCCGTGCCATCGCGTGCTGCGCTCCGATGGCACACTCGGTGGATTCGCCTGGGGCCTCGACGTCAAGGCGAGCCTGTTGGAGAGAGAAGCCGCGCGAGGGTGA
- a CDS encoding DNA-3-methyladenine glycosylase 2 family protein, whose product MSFPVTDFDERYRAISARDTRFDGQFVTAVSSTGIYCRPSCPARTPKPQNVTFYPTSAAAHEAGFRACKRCLPEAAPGSPAWDLRSDVAARAMRLIASGVVEREGVSGLAVRLGYSTRHLTRLLSTELGAGPLALARAHRAHTARMLLVGTDMQISDVAFSAGFASIRQCNDTIREVFDLTPGELRARRKMQASASPGAIDLVLPYRGPLDASGIFHWMAARAVSGVEDATATSFSRHLRMAGGPAWFEVTQDATERLHLRARVAQLGDLAPLVSTVRRIFDLDADPLAVDQALSTHPEIAPLVARTPGIRVPGSADPHEMLIRAMIGQQITVVAARTALTALTEALGERTEQGLLFPTMSAIAERGAEVLRGPGARIRAIIGAAAALADGSLPLTVGDDGLEQRAALLAMPGIGPWTADYVRMRVLGDPDVLLPGDVALRAGAASSGLPGDPRPLVAWAERAAPWRSYLSAHLWRAAPARPVRRTRASQTATLVKETP is encoded by the coding sequence ATGAGCTTCCCCGTGACCGACTTCGACGAGCGATATCGCGCGATCAGCGCACGTGACACGCGCTTTGACGGTCAGTTCGTGACGGCCGTCAGCTCCACCGGAATCTACTGTCGACCGAGCTGCCCCGCGCGCACGCCAAAGCCGCAGAACGTCACCTTCTATCCGACCAGCGCCGCGGCCCACGAAGCGGGGTTCCGCGCCTGCAAGCGCTGCCTCCCTGAGGCGGCCCCCGGCTCACCCGCGTGGGATCTGCGCAGCGACGTCGCGGCGCGCGCCATGCGTCTGATCGCCTCAGGCGTGGTCGAGCGAGAGGGGGTGTCGGGCCTCGCCGTGCGCCTCGGCTATTCGACGCGACACCTCACTCGGCTGCTCTCGACCGAGCTGGGTGCCGGGCCGCTCGCCCTCGCCAGGGCGCATCGGGCTCATACAGCGCGGATGCTGCTCGTCGGCACGGACATGCAGATCTCCGATGTTGCCTTCTCTGCGGGCTTCGCGAGCATCCGGCAGTGCAACGACACGATCCGCGAGGTGTTCGACCTGACGCCGGGCGAGCTCAGAGCCCGCCGGAAGATGCAGGCATCGGCCTCTCCCGGCGCGATCGACCTCGTCCTTCCGTACCGCGGACCCCTCGATGCGTCCGGCATCTTCCACTGGATGGCGGCCCGTGCGGTGTCGGGGGTCGAAGACGCCACAGCGACGTCGTTCTCGCGTCATCTGCGCATGGCGGGCGGGCCCGCGTGGTTCGAGGTGACTCAGGATGCGACGGAGCGACTGCACCTGCGTGCCCGCGTCGCGCAGCTCGGCGACCTCGCTCCGCTGGTGTCGACCGTGCGGCGGATCTTCGATCTCGACGCCGACCCGCTTGCCGTCGATCAGGCGCTGAGCACCCACCCCGAGATCGCTCCGCTCGTCGCGCGTACGCCCGGCATCCGCGTGCCCGGTTCGGCGGATCCGCATGAGATGCTGATCCGCGCGATGATCGGTCAGCAGATCACGGTCGTCGCCGCTCGCACCGCGCTCACGGCCCTGACCGAGGCGCTGGGGGAGCGCACCGAGCAGGGGCTCCTGTTCCCCACGATGTCGGCGATCGCCGAGCGAGGGGCCGAGGTGCTGCGCGGGCCGGGGGCTCGCATCAGGGCGATCATCGGTGCTGCTGCTGCGCTCGCCGACGGCTCGCTCCCGCTCACGGTCGGAGACGACGGCCTCGAGCAGCGAGCCGCGCTGCTCGCGATGCCGGGAATCGGGCCCTGGACCGCCGACTACGTGCGGATGCGCGTGCTCGGCGACCCCGACGTGCTGCTCCCCGGTGACGTCGCACTGCGTGCAGGGGCTGCCTCATCCGGGCTCCCGGGCGATCCGCGGCCGCTCGTCGCGTGGGCGGAGCGTGCCGCTCCGTGGCGCAGCTATCTCAGTGCTCACCTCTGGCGCGCGGCACCGGCGCGGCCTGTGCGCCGGACGCGCGCGTCCCAGACCGCCACCCTTGTGAAGGAGACCCCATGA
- a CDS encoding ABC transporter ATP-binding protein: protein MSSSPSSQNASSSSSLSTPAALWRLKPFVKPVIWRLAGGAASALVAAIIALMIPIVLEQIMRGPVQTGALDAIAWGALAVFGLALGEALMVWLRRQFVLNPATQVEYKMRTELYSRLQTLPVSFHDRWQSGQLLSRMMQDIGLIRRWLAFGLVLLVVNVLTIIIGSVLLFRWHWLLGVIFIVTAIPLWIRGYLFEKRYGALTRRSQDQAGDLATSVEESVHGIRVLKAFGRGKHALGRFSRQAETLRETEMSKAGAIASIWFWLDLMPQIAFGLSLMSGIWLISQGEIDEAQLFAFFAMAVVLRWPIESIGFLFSFMLDARTATDRVFDIYSETNSITDPENPVHIAEPRGELAFEAAHFRYQDAGAHERDLLDGIDLVLRPGETMALVGLTGSGKTTLTTLPTRLYDVTGGRVTLDGVDVRDLPLAELRQHIAMAFEDATLFSATVRENVLLGRADLDVHSEEAERVLREALDVAQAAFVDSLPEGVETVIGEEGLSLSGGQRQRLALARAVAANPKVLVLDDPLSALDVDTEALVEEALRHVLADTTAMIVAHRPSTVALADRVALLEAGRVTAVGTHSELLKTSRHYRHVISSLEAEEAARTGAIPIIRDEQAEIDATVQAGIREDAAEKDIITEKEVQR, encoded by the coding sequence ATGTCTTCCTCGCCTTCATCGCAGAACGCCTCCTCCTCTTCCTCCCTCTCCACGCCGGCCGCACTGTGGCGCCTGAAGCCCTTCGTGAAGCCCGTCATCTGGCGGCTCGCCGGAGGCGCTGCCAGCGCGCTCGTCGCCGCCATCATCGCCCTGATGATTCCGATCGTGCTCGAGCAGATCATGCGCGGCCCGGTGCAGACCGGCGCGCTCGACGCCATCGCCTGGGGCGCGCTCGCGGTCTTCGGTCTCGCCCTCGGTGAGGCGCTGATGGTCTGGCTGCGTCGCCAGTTCGTGCTCAACCCCGCGACCCAGGTCGAGTACAAGATGCGCACCGAGCTCTACTCGCGGCTCCAGACGCTGCCGGTCTCGTTCCACGACCGCTGGCAGTCGGGTCAGCTGCTGAGCCGCATGATGCAGGATATCGGCCTGATCCGCCGCTGGCTGGCATTCGGTCTCGTGCTGCTCGTGGTCAACGTGCTGACGATCATCATCGGCTCGGTGCTGCTCTTCCGCTGGCACTGGTTGCTGGGCGTCATCTTCATCGTCACCGCCATCCCGCTGTGGATCCGCGGCTACCTCTTCGAGAAGCGTTACGGCGCGCTCACACGCCGCAGCCAGGACCAGGCAGGAGACCTCGCGACGAGCGTCGAGGAGAGTGTGCACGGCATCCGCGTGCTCAAGGCCTTCGGCCGGGGCAAGCACGCCCTCGGCCGCTTCAGCCGCCAGGCCGAGACGTTGCGCGAGACCGAGATGAGCAAGGCAGGCGCGATCGCGTCGATCTGGTTCTGGCTCGACCTCATGCCCCAGATCGCCTTCGGCCTCAGCCTGATGTCGGGCATCTGGCTGATCTCGCAGGGTGAGATCGACGAGGCGCAGCTGTTCGCGTTCTTCGCCATGGCCGTGGTGCTCCGGTGGCCCATCGAGTCGATCGGCTTCCTGTTCTCGTTCATGCTCGATGCGCGCACCGCGACCGATCGCGTGTTCGACATCTACTCCGAGACGAACTCCATCACCGACCCCGAGAACCCGGTGCACATCGCGGAGCCCCGCGGCGAGCTGGCCTTCGAGGCCGCGCACTTCCGGTACCAGGACGCAGGAGCGCATGAGCGCGACCTGCTCGACGGCATCGACCTCGTGCTGCGACCCGGCGAGACGATGGCGCTCGTCGGTCTGACCGGTAGCGGCAAGACCACGCTGACCACGCTGCCGACGCGTCTCTACGACGTCACCGGCGGGCGGGTTACGCTCGACGGCGTCGACGTGCGGGATCTGCCGCTCGCTGAACTGCGCCAGCACATCGCGATGGCCTTCGAAGACGCCACCCTGTTCTCGGCGACCGTTCGTGAGAACGTGCTGCTGGGGCGCGCCGACCTCGACGTGCACAGTGAGGAGGCCGAGCGTGTGCTGCGCGAGGCGCTCGACGTCGCTCAGGCGGCCTTCGTGGACTCGTTGCCCGAGGGTGTCGAGACCGTCATCGGCGAAGAGGGACTGAGCCTCTCGGGCGGACAGCGACAGCGTCTGGCGCTCGCCAGGGCCGTCGCCGCCAACCCGAAGGTGCTCGTGCTCGACGACCCGCTGTCGGCGCTCGACGTCGACACCGAGGCGCTCGTCGAAGAGGCCCTGCGACACGTGCTGGCCGACACCACGGCCATGATCGTGGCGCACCGGCCCTCGACCGTGGCACTCGCCGACCGCGTGGCGCTGCTCGAAGCCGGCCGGGTCACCGCCGTCGGAACCCACAGCGAACTGCTGAAGACGAGCCGTCACTACCGGCATGTCATCTCGAGCCTCGAGGCCGAGGAGGCGGCGCGTACCGGCGCGATCCCGATCATCCGCGATGAGCAGGCCGAGATCGACGCCACAGTTCAGGCTGGGATCCGCGAGGATGCCGCCGAAAAAGACATCATCACCGAGAAGGAGGTGCAGCGATGA
- a CDS encoding ABC transporter ATP-binding protein yields the protein MSSAITGTQDEDRSSYTKEESRAIRRRSLRLLGSLVRPLKRRVLLAAVVLVISTALQVAGPILISIGLDRALPAVIERADWMPTFMIGGIYLLAGAVAAAMIAWYVIIAAKLTQAVLLDLRKRIFLHTQRLSLEFHESYTSGRIISRQTSDLDSIKELLDGGLNELVSGVLFGLFTFIALCIWDWQSGLILAIGGIPLFFLMRWFYSRSQLVYRESRVISAKVIVQFVETMTGIRAVKAFRKEPRNDEAFQKIAGEYRDVNRRSMLLFGTFEPGLMGVAALVLGIVVLWGGIRVSEGALTVGVLLSAVLYVRNFFAPMQEIAMFLNSYQSATAALEKVSGVLEEVPTVPDPEKPVDLWESRGHIEFDEVTFGYNGEKTILPNFSLDIPAGQTIALVGTTGAGKSTLAKLISRFYDPSIGTVTLDGVDLRKLHPKDLRRAIVMVTQEAYLFSGTVADNIALGKPDASLDEIRAAARAVGADEFISSLPDGYGTDVNKRGGRVSAGQRQLISFARAFLADPAVLILDEATASLDIPSERLIQDALQTLLKDRTAIIIAHRLSTVAIADRVLVMEHGKIIEDDTPEALISGTGKFAQLHAAWQQTLV from the coding sequence ATGAGCTCCGCGATCACCGGAACCCAGGACGAAGACCGCTCCAGCTACACCAAGGAGGAGAGCCGCGCGATCCGGCGACGGTCGCTGCGCCTCCTCGGCTCACTCGTCCGCCCGTTGAAGCGGCGGGTCCTGCTCGCCGCAGTGGTGCTCGTGATCTCGACGGCGCTCCAGGTCGCCGGCCCGATCCTGATCAGCATCGGGCTCGACCGGGCCCTGCCCGCCGTGATCGAGCGCGCCGACTGGATGCCGACCTTCATGATCGGCGGGATCTACCTCCTCGCCGGTGCTGTCGCGGCGGCGATGATCGCCTGGTACGTCATCATCGCGGCCAAGCTCACTCAGGCGGTGCTGCTCGACCTCCGCAAGCGGATCTTCCTGCACACTCAGCGCCTCAGCCTGGAGTTCCACGAGTCGTACACGTCAGGTCGCATCATCTCGCGACAGACGAGCGACCTGGACTCGATCAAGGAGCTTCTCGACGGTGGGCTCAACGAGCTCGTATCCGGCGTGCTCTTCGGTCTGTTCACCTTCATCGCGCTGTGTATCTGGGACTGGCAGTCCGGTCTCATCCTGGCGATCGGTGGAATCCCGCTGTTCTTCCTGATGCGCTGGTTCTACTCGCGCTCGCAGCTCGTCTACCGAGAGTCGCGCGTGATCAGCGCGAAGGTGATCGTGCAGTTCGTCGAGACCATGACGGGCATCCGTGCCGTCAAGGCGTTCCGCAAGGAGCCGCGCAATGACGAGGCGTTCCAGAAGATCGCGGGGGAGTACCGCGACGTGAACCGACGCTCGATGCTGCTGTTCGGCACGTTCGAGCCCGGTCTGATGGGCGTCGCGGCTCTGGTGCTCGGCATCGTCGTGCTCTGGGGCGGCATCCGGGTGTCCGAGGGGGCACTCACCGTCGGCGTGCTGCTGTCGGCTGTGCTCTACGTGCGCAACTTCTTTGCTCCGATGCAGGAGATCGCGATGTTCCTGAACTCCTACCAGTCCGCCACGGCGGCGCTGGAGAAGGTGTCCGGCGTGCTCGAGGAGGTGCCGACGGTTCCGGATCCCGAGAAGCCGGTGGATCTGTGGGAGTCGCGAGGACACATCGAGTTCGATGAGGTGACGTTCGGCTACAACGGAGAGAAGACGATCCTGCCGAACTTCTCGCTCGACATCCCGGCGGGGCAGACCATTGCGCTGGTGGGCACCACCGGAGCGGGAAAGTCCACGCTCGCGAAGCTGATCTCCCGGTTCTACGACCCGTCGATCGGAACGGTGACCCTCGACGGGGTCGACCTGCGCAAGCTGCATCCGAAGGATCTCCGCCGCGCGATCGTGATGGTGACGCAGGAGGCGTATCTGTTCAGCGGAACCGTCGCCGACAACATCGCGCTCGGCAAGCCCGACGCCTCGCTCGACGAGATCCGTGCGGCTGCCCGCGCGGTCGGGGCGGACGAGTTCATCTCCTCGCTGCCCGACGGCTACGGCACCGACGTCAACAAACGCGGTGGTCGCGTGTCGGCAGGTCAGCGTCAGCTGATCTCGTTCGCCCGCGCGTTCCTCGCCGACCCTGCGGTGCTGATCCTCGACGAGGCCACCGCATCGCTCGACATCCCCTCGGAGCGTCTGATTCAGGACGCGCTGCAGACGCTGCTCAAGGACCGCACGGCGATCATCATCGCGCACCGTCTCTCGACGGTCGCGATCGCCGACCGGGTGCTGGTGATGGAGCACGGGAAGATCATCGAGGATGACACTCCCGAGGCGCTCATCAGCGGCACGGGCAAGTTCGCGCAGCTGCACGCCGCCTGGCAGCAGACGCTGGTGTGA
- the purN gene encoding phosphoribosylglycinamide formyltransferase, whose protein sequence is MLTVAVLISGTGSNLRALLEAARHPDFPARVVVVGADREADGLAHAEEFGIPSFTVPWHEHESREAWGEELGRQLAVWNADLVVLSGLMRLLPAGLVADLAPRLINTHPAYLPEFPGAHGVRDALAAGVSETGASVIVVDDGVDTGPILAQERVPVVAGDTEHSLHERIKPVERRLLIDVVRRIATGELSLTPAP, encoded by the coding sequence GTGCTCACGGTCGCCGTTCTCATCTCGGGCACCGGCTCGAACCTTCGCGCCCTCCTCGAGGCTGCTCGCCACCCCGATTTCCCTGCGCGGGTGGTGGTCGTCGGCGCCGACCGCGAAGCCGACGGCCTCGCCCACGCCGAGGAGTTCGGCATCCCGAGCTTCACGGTTCCGTGGCACGAGCACGAGTCTCGCGAAGCATGGGGCGAAGAGCTCGGCCGCCAGCTCGCCGTCTGGAACGCCGATCTCGTCGTGCTCAGCGGCCTGATGCGTCTGCTTCCCGCAGGGCTCGTCGCTGACCTCGCGCCCCGGCTGATCAACACGCATCCCGCCTACCTGCCGGAGTTCCCCGGCGCACACGGAGTGCGCGACGCGCTCGCCGCGGGCGTCTCGGAGACCGGCGCGAGTGTGATCGTCGTCGACGACGGCGTCGACACCGGGCCGATCCTCGCGCAGGAGAGGGTGCCGGTCGTCGCAGGCGACACCGAGCACAGCCTGCACGAGCGCATCAAGCCCGTCGAACGCCGACTGCTCATCGACGTGGTGCGCCGCATCGCGACCGGCGAGCTCTCGCTGACCCCCGCACCCTGA
- a CDS encoding GH1 family beta-glucosidase: MTLSPADDYRGSGLVLPEGFTFGSATASYQIEGAADEDGRTPSIWDTFSRTPGKVWNGDTGDVACDHYHRVDQDLHLMSDLGLQAYRFSIAWPRIVPTADGGINQAGIDFYSRLVDGLLERGIKPVATLYHWDLPQYLEDAGGWTSRSTTDAFERYASIMGAALGDRVHTWTTLNEPWCSAYLGYGQGGHAPGRHEPASALAAVHHLNLAHGRAIQALRATSTGDPDYSVTLNFHVLRGVGDGADEAMRRIDALANRAFTHPMLRGEYPADLLEDTASVTDWSFVHDGDLATVHQPIDVLGVNYYSTATVRLWDGVSEKQQNDGHKGTAGGTAWPGSDQLVEFVEQPGPYTAMGWNIAPEGLEELLVSLSEQFPAQPLMVTENGAAFDDEVADDGSVPDPERTDYLRRHFTAAHRAIQRGVDLRGYFVWSLLDNFEWGYGYAKRFGIVRVDFDTLERTVKDSGHWYRELIASRTIGA; this comes from the coding sequence GTGACTCTTTCCCCCGCCGACGACTACCGCGGATCCGGACTCGTGCTGCCCGAGGGCTTCACATTCGGATCGGCGACAGCCTCGTACCAGATCGAGGGTGCGGCCGACGAGGACGGCCGGACGCCGTCGATCTGGGACACGTTCAGCAGGACACCGGGCAAGGTGTGGAATGGCGACACCGGCGACGTGGCCTGCGATCACTACCACCGCGTCGACCAGGACCTCCATCTGATGTCGGACCTCGGACTCCAGGCGTACCGTTTCTCGATCGCCTGGCCGCGGATCGTGCCCACGGCAGATGGCGGCATCAACCAGGCGGGCATCGACTTCTACTCGCGTCTCGTCGATGGACTGCTCGAGCGCGGCATCAAGCCGGTGGCGACCCTCTATCACTGGGACCTCCCCCAGTACCTCGAAGACGCAGGCGGATGGACCTCCCGGTCGACGACCGACGCCTTCGAGCGATACGCGTCGATCATGGGCGCGGCGCTCGGCGACCGGGTGCACACGTGGACCACGCTCAACGAGCCCTGGTGCTCGGCCTATCTGGGATACGGGCAGGGCGGTCACGCGCCGGGCCGACACGAGCCGGCGTCCGCTCTGGCCGCCGTGCACCATCTGAACCTCGCGCACGGGCGTGCGATCCAGGCACTCCGCGCAACGTCGACCGGCGACCCCGACTACTCGGTGACGCTGAACTTCCATGTGCTGCGCGGCGTCGGCGATGGAGCCGACGAGGCCATGCGCCGGATCGACGCTCTGGCGAATCGCGCGTTCACGCATCCGATGCTGCGCGGCGAGTACCCCGCGGATCTCCTCGAGGACACGGCCTCGGTCACGGACTGGTCGTTCGTGCACGACGGCGATCTCGCCACCGTCCATCAGCCGATCGATGTGCTCGGAGTGAACTACTACTCCACCGCGACGGTGCGGCTCTGGGACGGGGTCTCGGAGAAGCAGCAGAACGACGGGCACAAGGGCACGGCCGGAGGCACCGCATGGCCGGGCAGCGATCAGCTGGTCGAGTTCGTCGAGCAGCCGGGGCCCTACACGGCGATGGGGTGGAACATCGCACCGGAAGGGCTCGAGGAGCTGCTCGTCTCACTGTCGGAGCAGTTCCCCGCCCAGCCGCTGATGGTCACCGAGAACGGTGCCGCGTTCGATGACGAGGTCGCTGACGACGGCTCGGTGCCGGATCCCGAGCGCACCGACTACCTCCGACGCCACTTCACCGCCGCGCATCGTGCGATCCAGCGGGGCGTCGATCTGCGCGGCTACTTCGTGTGGTCGCTGCTCGACAACTTCGAGTGGGGCTACGGCTATGCCAAGAGGTTCGGCATCGTGCGCGTGGACTTCGACACCCTCGAGCGCACCGTCAAGGACTCGGGGCACTGGTATCGCGAGCTCATCGCCTCACGCACGATCGGGGCCTGA